CCCCTGAGAGGGCGTAAAATTGGAGACTACCCCCGGGGTGTTGTCGTTGGATGCAAGCACGCGAGAGGGATTGTGTCTGTGCTGCGGTTCATGGATGGCTCGTTCAATCGACCAGCCATAGCTCAAGCGGGCGTAGAGTGTCTGATGAGGGATGCCCGTGACCACAGACCATTGCCTAAGCGAGAGCGCTCTGCCGTCACACTCATAGAGCTTTGCTATGTTCTTTCGGCTCACACGCAATCTATCTGTGATGCCACGTAAAGGAGTTTCGAAGGTCTGTTGATTTGACCAACCTCTGTCTAAGCGAGCCTGTAGCGTCTTCACCTTTATCCCGGTGACTTTGGACCATTGAGCTAGGGTAAGTGTCCTGCCATCTAATGAATAGGGCTTTGCACCTTCATAGATGCTGGCGGGTTTTGCTTTTGGTTTGGTGGTGACTTTGATGGTGGTCGTCAGGGTCCGACGCGGGTTCAAATATCGACGGATATAACTACCATTCAGGATTTGCCCTTTGATTGCGAACATCGGGCGCGTGATCGCCTGTTCAGCATCCCAGCCCTTTTGAAGGCGGGCAATGATGATTTCCGGTGTGATGCCAAAATCAAGGGCCCATTCCGTCACTGATTGGCTCGTGCCGTCAAAAGTGATGATCGTATCGGGGTTCACAGGTTTTCCCCCGGTGTTTGGATAGGGTCCGTTGAAGAATTTTTAAATAACGCGCAAGGTGCGAGTGAAAATAAACAGCCGGGGAGGCAAGCATGGCGCGCACGCAATACATTGTTGTTCTTCTGAATGGTGAATGGAAGATCAGTTATAGCGGTAAACATGCCGGACCTTATGACACCCAGAAAGCCGCTATAAAGGCGGCAGTCGATGCTGCACATAAGACCGGACAGAATGGAGGGGATGCTCAAGTCCTTATTCAAGGTGAGGACAATAAGTTTCGCACCGAATGGACATATGGTCATGATCCATACCCACCCAAGGGTTGAGTGAAGCTGCGCTTTTCTTGACGTTGTTTGATGCTGTTATGACAGGTAGTGCAAAGTGGCTGCCAATTACGGCTGTCCCAGAATAAGCGGTCATCGCCTTTGTGTGGCCGGATGTGATCGACAACGTTTGCCGAAGAACCGCAGATTTTGCAGGTGGGAAAATACCCGAGATATTCAGCGCGGGCGTTCTGCCATTCATGATTATAGCCGCGGGCGCGGGCGCTAGGGCGCTTCTGATCGAAGCGTGCTTTACGTTCACGATCCTGCTTCGCTTGGCATGTGCAGCGAACGCCATGCGCAACGATCTTGCCGCATGAGCAAAGGTGTGGAGGGCGTGCCATTATGCAAACCCCTTCGAAAGCGCTTTTAACCGTGCAAGGTTCTCGCGAAGCTGGTCGGGCGATATTTCGTGGTCGGCGGGATTATATTGGTTATGTGGGTCCGGCTGATCGTCATCATCCTTAGCGCCGTGGATCGCCTTCAGCTTGGCAACATGACCATTAAAAGCCGTCATGATTTCAGCCGGTGTGCTAGTCCAAGCGGTTTCAGGCGTCCAGCCTAGCCAACCGGTCGCATATTCATAGAGCGACACAAGGCGTGCTGTGATGGATTGTGATTTGCCGGGATTGATAATGGTGTTCGAGGGTTCGTCTTCAGTGCCATCGTTCAAGCCAAACGACATACTGATGAAGTCAGAGAGCGATTGCTGAAGTTCGAGCAATGATAGAACGCCATCGGCTTCAATCATGTCGGCTATCAGGTTGCGGGCCTCATATGGATACGGGGTCGAGGCTGATACGATATCATTGATGATGGTTAGATTGCCCTGAAGTGCGCCAAACCATAGCTTGGTCAGGCCGTGCTTCTGTTCAAGGAGGTATGCGGCTCGCAACGAAGGGCGCAATTCTATGCGCCGGTCGTCATGGATGATCATGATTGCTTCTGATACGAGCCGCATATTCGTGGTTCCTTACGCGGCGATCTTCAAGCCGGTCAGGGCTTCGCCAAGCGTTACACGGCCACCCACGCGGCGACGTGCGGAAAGCTTCACAATGCCGTTAAGGAACGAGTTAGCTTCGTCACGGTAAGTCTCGAAACCAACGCGGTCGGCAATGGTGTAAGCCGACGCAAAGTCACCGAAGGCAATCGGAACTGCGTTGGCACCAATGGCGGGCATATCGACTGCTTCCAAGACCGGGCGGCCAAGGAGTGTCGGCGGAACGCCAGCGGCGATTGAAGGCTGCCAGAGATAGGAACCATCGGTGTCCTTCAGCTTGCGAATTACTGCCATTGTGCCACGGTTCATCAGCCAAGAACCGTTGGCCGAATAGGCCGAAGCGATCTTATAGAAGGCATCGATCAATGCGTCGGCGTCGATAACATCGGTTTCAAGTGGCGCAAACTCTGCGGATTTCAGGAAACCTTCCGCCTGAGTAGTGCCGTTGCCGTTTACGAACCAAGCGGCCTCTTTCTGACCAAACCGGCGGGCGACGTGGTTAGCGAGATAAGCTTCAAGATTGATCTGTGCGTCTTCGAGCAAGGTGCGCGTGACAGGCACGACTACGGCCATTTCGAAAGGCTTCAGGTCGATCTGTTCGAACGATGGTTCGGATTCAGGACGGTCGCCAGTTTCGCCAACGTCGCCAACCTGAACTTCGTTCACAAGGCGAGGAAGCTGCAAGAGCGGGCCGGACATGCTCATAGAAGCTGCAATCTGGCGAACCGGGGAGAATTCAGCAATTTTTTCGATGATCGACGCTGCGGTCTCTTCCGGTGCCAGAACAACAGCGGTTGAAGCGCCGTAAGAGAGCGTCTTCTCTTCCATGCGGCCTGTGCGGAGGAAATCGCCGAAGGCTTTACGTTCCTCATTATCGTTGGAAGCTGTCGGATGATTGTTATTATCAGCCTTCGGGCGATTGCTCTTGGCTTCCAGCTTATCCAGTCGGGCCTTCATCGCGTCGAAGGCCTTCTGGTCAATAACCGGCGCGGATTTCGCCTCCGGCTGTTCATTCTCAAGTTCATTTTCCATAGTATTTTCCTTATCGGTTGCCGTGCCATCGGCGGCTTTGATTGAAGTGATTTGTGCGGCCGGATGGCACGGAACCGCGACAACTGAGATTTCATGAAGATTGAGGGCGCTGATCGTTCGCCCGCCGCCCTTGCGTGACTTTGCCTGTTTGGTGACAAAGCCGATTGATAGGCCGGTTGCAGCGTTAGCTCTGATCATGGCGCGGACTTCTGCGGCGCGGGCAATCTGATCAACCAAAAGGCGACCTTTGACGATCAAGCCTTGTGTCGTTTCGGTGATGCTGTCCCAAACCCCAATGACTTGCGACTGATCATGTGCAAACAGCATTGGTAGGCTTGCCGGTGACGTGAACGATCCTTTTTCAAT
This is a stretch of genomic DNA from Phyllobacterium zundukense. It encodes these proteins:
- a CDS encoding DUF2188 domain-containing protein produces the protein MARTQYIVVLLNGEWKISYSGKHAGPYDTQKAAIKAAVDAAHKTGQNGGDAQVLIQGEDNKFRTEWTYGHDPYPPKG
- a CDS encoding HNH endonuclease signature motif containing protein, which translates into the protein MARPPHLCSCGKIVAHGVRCTCQAKQDRERKARFDQKRPSARARGYNHEWQNARAEYLGYFPTCKICGSSANVVDHIRPHKGDDRLFWDSRNWQPLCTTCHNSIKQRQEKRSFTQPLGGYGS
- a CDS encoding phage major capsid protein: MDFLETKADFTVTDAGEITGIAWPFGSPDRVGDVIEKGSFTSPASLPMLFAHDQSQVIGVWDSITETTQGLIVKGRLLVDQIARAAEVRAMIRANAATGLSIGFVTKQAKSRKGGGRTISALNLHEISVVAVPCHPAAQITSIKAADGTATDKENTMENELENEQPEAKSAPVIDQKAFDAMKARLDKLEAKSNRPKADNNNHPTASNDNEERKAFGDFLRTGRMEEKTLSYGASTAVVLAPEETAASIIEKIAEFSPVRQIAASMSMSGPLLQLPRLVNEVQVGDVGETGDRPESEPSFEQIDLKPFEMAVVVPVTRTLLEDAQINLEAYLANHVARRFGQKEAAWFVNGNGTTQAEGFLKSAEFAPLETDVIDADALIDAFYKIASAYSANGSWLMNRGTMAVIRKLKDTDGSYLWQPSIAAGVPPTLLGRPVLEAVDMPAIGANAVPIAFGDFASAYTIADRVGFETYRDEANSFLNGIVKLSARRRVGGRVTLGEALTGLKIAA